From Acidobacteriota bacterium, a single genomic window includes:
- a CDS encoding FAD-dependent oxidoreductase, producing the protein MPKIAIVGSGPAGLTAAHYLSLDGYAVTVFEADDRPGGMLVSGIPAYRLRRDTLRREIDSLVDGHIDLRCETALGRDFTLDSLFADHFKAVFVALGAHKSRRLNIEGENVDGVIPAIQFLKAFNLRGETLAKGHVGIIGGGNSAVDAARVALRQEGVESVTIFYRRTRHDMPALKEEVGAALVEGITLKCLVSPVKILSRDGRLTGIECVRNTLGRMDASGRRHPTSIPGSEFTTPLDYLIVTIGDEPDIDYMSSMGLTITERGTLAVDPETLATNRVGVFAGGDVVTGPNTVVEAIAAGKKAAAVIDRYLRGEELRRPATPNLPKVYVEPLEATDAEGATTSRALPPTLPPEVRKRSFAEVEFSLSAEEATSEARRCLRCDLEFTRV; encoded by the coding sequence ATGCCGAAGATCGCCATCGTCGGCTCGGGGCCGGCTGGACTGACCGCCGCCCATTACTTGTCCCTCGATGGGTATGCCGTCACCGTATTCGAAGCGGACGATCGACCTGGCGGCATGCTGGTCAGCGGGATTCCGGCTTACCGGCTGCGCCGCGACACGCTGCGCAGAGAAATCGACTCGTTGGTTGACGGGCACATCGATCTACGGTGCGAGACGGCGCTCGGCCGGGACTTCACCCTCGACAGCCTGTTTGCGGACCACTTCAAGGCGGTGTTTGTGGCGCTGGGCGCCCACAAGAGCCGTCGCCTCAACATCGAAGGAGAGAATGTCGACGGCGTCATTCCGGCCATCCAGTTCCTGAAGGCCTTCAACCTGCGCGGTGAGACACTGGCCAAAGGACACGTCGGTATCATTGGCGGTGGCAACTCGGCGGTTGACGCGGCCCGAGTCGCCTTGCGCCAGGAAGGCGTCGAGAGCGTCACGATCTTCTACCGCCGCACGCGGCACGACATGCCCGCGCTGAAGGAAGAGGTCGGGGCCGCGCTCGTCGAGGGCATCACGCTCAAGTGCCTGGTCTCGCCGGTGAAGATCCTCTCTCGGGACGGCCGCTTGACGGGAATCGAGTGCGTGCGCAACACGCTCGGGCGAATGGACGCCAGCGGGCGGAGGCATCCGACATCCATTCCCGGGAGCGAGTTCACGACACCGCTCGACTACCTGATTGTGACCATCGGCGACGAACCTGACATCGACTACATGTCGTCGATGGGCCTGACAATCACCGAGCGCGGCACGCTCGCCGTCGATCCCGAGACACTTGCGACGAACAGGGTTGGCGTGTTCGCGGGCGGCGACGTGGTCACCGGACCAAACACGGTGGTGGAGGCGATTGCTGCCGGCAAGAAAGCGGCGGCGGTCATCGACCGTTACTTGAGAGGGGAGGAACTGCGAAGGCCGGCGACGCCGAATCTCCCCAAGGTGTACGTCGAGCCGCTGGAGGCCACCGACGCCGAGGGCGCGACGACCAGTCGCGCCCTGCCACCCACACTGCCGCCCGAGGTGCGCAAACGGAGTTTTGCGGAGGTCGAGTTCTCGCTGTCAGCCGAAGAAGCCACAAGCGAAGCCCGGCGCTGCTTGCGATGCGACCTCGAGTTCACCCGGGTCTAG
- a CDS encoding 2Fe-2S iron-sulfur cluster-binding protein: MISLKVNGLPVSVERGTTLLEAAQFLGFPIPTLCHMEGLSSYGACRLCVVEIGEGPKARLVSSCTYPSEEGLSMRTASARVVRARKMTIELLLASCPQSKVIQDLASAHDVRQQRFRQEHEDCILCGLCARMCKEQMGAGAIGFRGRGERRTLGTPFDKTSEVCRLCGGCMYVCPTCQLRCTFNEPERAICGGCANLGPPCLEKPTFDDMMCYMSPCVACEIRKD, translated from the coding sequence ATGATTTCGCTGAAGGTCAACGGTTTACCCGTCTCGGTCGAGAGGGGCACAACACTTCTTGAGGCGGCGCAGTTCCTGGGTTTTCCCATTCCGACCTTGTGCCACATGGAGGGGCTCTCGTCATACGGCGCGTGCCGCCTGTGTGTGGTGGAAATCGGAGAAGGGCCGAAGGCGCGCCTGGTCTCGTCGTGCACCTACCCATCAGAGGAAGGACTCAGCATGCGCACCGCGTCGGCGCGGGTCGTGCGCGCACGGAAGATGACGATAGAACTGCTGCTGGCCTCGTGCCCGCAGTCAAAGGTGATCCAGGATCTCGCCTCCGCCCACGACGTTCGGCAGCAGCGGTTCCGCCAGGAGCACGAGGACTGCATCCTCTGCGGGTTGTGCGCCCGGATGTGCAAAGAACAGATGGGGGCTGGCGCGATTGGCTTCAGGGGCCGAGGCGAGCGGCGGACGCTCGGCACGCCGTTTGACAAGACCTCAGAGGTGTGTCGGCTGTGCGGCGGGTGCATGTATGTCTGCCCAACCTGCCAGTTGCGCTGCACGTTCAACGAGCCCGAACGCGCAATCTGTGGCGGGTGCGCCAATCTCGGCCCGCCGTGCCTCGAGAAACCGACGTTCGACGACATGATGTGTTACATGTCCCCCTGCGTCGCCTGTGAGATCCGCAAAGACTGA
- a CDS encoding FMN-binding glutamate synthase family protein: MSLSIVNASAATLTKNRTEHSVVPTSGMCVTCVDGCIGMCEIGKSAYRGHEVIYPQPFGVITTAGEKHYPVDYSHFNIMGTAVGAYGIEADSDKAIFPAVNLGVVIGHDNGIRFRYPWIIPGIGSTNIAKNNWEGLAIGSAIAGTGLTIGENVVGMDPDAVLRNGRVVDTADLKRRVRLYKDYQRDGYGAIIVQANVEDTRLGVQEYAIEQLGVEIVELKWGQGAKDIGGEVKIASLRKAQMLYERGYIVLPNPIDPAVIEAFERGAFKEFERHSRVGMVSEEGFAQRVEELRKAGAKYVFLKTGAYRPADLARAVAFSSKYGIDLLTVDGAGGGTGMSPWHMMNEWGVPPVELHSLLYQYLKRIADAGGRLPAVAVAGGFVFEDAIFKGLAMGAPFVKLVGMARAPIAAAMVGKTIGRAIEDDQLPVYIERFGNTRDQIFVTAASLRQEIGNDAFEKLPAGAIGLYTYYERIAQGLRQLMAGSRKFTTAYISRDDIASLTPEASRVSGISYVMDVDRHETERIIGGACSPALV; this comes from the coding sequence ATGTCACTGTCCATCGTGAATGCGTCGGCGGCGACCCTGACCAAGAACCGGACCGAACACTCTGTCGTCCCGACCTCCGGCATGTGTGTGACATGTGTCGACGGCTGCATCGGGATGTGCGAGATCGGCAAGTCGGCATACCGGGGCCACGAAGTGATCTACCCGCAGCCCTTCGGCGTGATTACCACCGCTGGCGAGAAACACTACCCGGTTGATTACTCACACTTCAACATCATGGGTACCGCAGTCGGCGCCTACGGCATCGAGGCCGACAGCGACAAGGCCATCTTCCCTGCGGTGAATCTCGGGGTGGTCATCGGCCACGACAACGGGATCCGCTTCCGGTATCCCTGGATCATTCCCGGCATTGGATCGACCAACATCGCGAAGAACAACTGGGAAGGACTCGCCATCGGGTCTGCGATCGCGGGAACGGGGCTGACGATTGGCGAAAACGTTGTGGGCATGGATCCCGACGCCGTTCTTCGCAACGGCCGTGTCGTCGATACCGCGGACTTGAAGCGTCGCGTACGACTCTACAAGGACTATCAGCGGGACGGCTACGGCGCGATCATCGTTCAGGCTAACGTCGAAGACACGCGTCTAGGCGTCCAGGAGTACGCAATCGAACAACTTGGCGTTGAAATTGTCGAACTCAAATGGGGTCAGGGTGCCAAGGACATCGGCGGCGAGGTGAAGATCGCGAGCCTGCGTAAAGCGCAGATGCTCTACGAGCGCGGCTACATCGTACTGCCGAATCCGATTGATCCAGCAGTGATCGAGGCCTTCGAACGAGGAGCGTTCAAGGAGTTTGAGCGCCACTCCCGCGTCGGCATGGTGTCCGAGGAAGGCTTCGCACAGCGCGTCGAGGAACTGCGCAAGGCGGGCGCCAAGTACGTCTTCCTGAAGACCGGTGCGTACCGACCTGCTGATCTCGCGCGCGCGGTCGCGTTTTCGTCGAAGTACGGCATCGACCTGCTCACCGTCGACGGGGCCGGCGGCGGGACGGGCATGAGTCCCTGGCACATGATGAACGAGTGGGGCGTTCCGCCCGTGGAGCTTCACTCGCTCCTGTACCAGTACCTGAAGCGCATCGCGGACGCGGGAGGTCGTCTGCCGGCGGTGGCGGTGGCCGGCGGGTTCGTGTTCGAGGATGCGATCTTCAAGGGCCTCGCGATGGGAGCCCCGTTTGTGAAACTGGTAGGAATGGCTCGCGCGCCGATTGCCGCAGCAATGGTCGGCAAGACCATCGGCCGGGCAATCGAGGACGACCAGTTGCCCGTCTATATTGAGCGGTTCGGCAACACGAGGGACCAGATCTTCGTGACAGCCGCTAGCCTGCGGCAGGAGATTGGCAACGACGCCTTTGAAAAACTGCCGGCTGGTGCCATCGGTCTCTACACGTACTACGAACGGATCGCCCAGGGACTGCGGCAGTTGATGGCTGGCAGCCGCAAGTTCACGACCGCGTACATCTCGCGGGACGACATCGCGTCGTTGACGCCCGAGGCAAGCCGCGTGAGCGGCATCTCGTACGTGATGGACGTGGACCGGCACGAGACGGAGCGGATTATCGGAGGTGCCTGCTCGCCGGC